The genomic segment ACAGATGTCCCATGACACGAGACGCTCAGAGGGCTCACGCAGTTCGGGTGGGATTTCCCTACCCGGTTCATCCCCTTTTACTCCCTTTTCCTGTCCTAGGCCGCCTCCTCTTCTGGCATatattcattctcattctctctctcccccttccccctacTCCCACACTCCCATCTGAAAGGGAATGGGAGTGGGGGTAGGgcttatttttatgtgtttcctTATTTCCACGCAGTGCCCACGTTCGATGGAGGACGTGGTGCGTGGGGTTGggggggaggagaggaaggggagagggtaGACAGTGACCGTGACCCAGCTCTTTAGAAACCCCAAAAGTCAGAGTGAAGCGTCGCGCCTTTTCCTTTCGCAGACAATGCAGCCGAGCAGCAGGCAACAGGTGCGCCTTCTGCAGAAAGGTACTCTGATTCCCACCTTCTGCAAACTCTAATACTTTCGATACTCCTCGGTGCCCACCAACTTGTACCCCTTCCACGAGTTTTAGAGAAATAAATCGACCTTCGTTTGAAACACAAGGTCTATCACAGCCTCAATCTTAGAACCCAGAAAGACTGGACAAGAAAAGCGAAGCGGGTGGGGATTGGAGACAGCGTCTCCGCAAAGCGTAAGGTGTGAGCCTACAACCCAGCCAGGAGAGGGGCCCGGGCGGACTGTGGGAGCGTGTCCCACCCCCGCAGCCATCCGAGTCGCCGCCGATTCTGCTTTGCAATTCATTTCCCCTCGCCAGGCCGCGGGCGCAGGGAGCTTTCTAGCAAAGACAACGCCGCGGCTCCGGAGGGCAAGCTCCCTCCCCCAGTCTCCCGGCCGGAGCTGGGCGGGCTTCCTAGGGCTTCTCCCGCGGGGCTGGAAGAGGCTGGGCCTTGAGAGGGAGAGTTCGGAGCCGCCCCCGCTTTTCTACTCGCGCAGAGCGTCCCAGCCGCCCCTCCTTCCTCGGCGTGGCTCGCTTCCAGGCCGACGGGACCCTTTTGCAACTTGCCCCCCTACTCGTGTTCTCAGTACCGGCCGATGGCGCCGTGGAACTATTCGGGATCCCTGGCTGCTCAGCCCTAATCTGCAGCCCCGCCTTTGCCTACTCCCTGCTGCCCCCAGCTCGCCGGTGGCTGGGGAGGCGTTGCCAACAGATGTCCTGCGGCTGCCCCAGGAAGCCGCGGGCTCTTCTGCGCCGCAGCCTCCGGGAAACCTACGTGACCACCTTAAGTTTCCCCCAGATGTTGCGGCTGCCGCtactgctgccgccgccgccgctgctcgGCGGTGCCCTAGCAGgcgcaagaaaaaaataaaaccaggaagTGGGTGGGGGGGCGGGTTGTGGTGGCGGGTAAGGGTGTGTGAGTAGGGGGATGAGGAGGGGGAGGGCGAAGAATAGCATATTAGCATGAGCTCGGTAGCGTCAGCGCCCCGTGGGCAGAAGCGATTCCATGCGAACGAAAGGGAAAAAGTGAGAGTTTGGAGAGCCGGGGAGAaggaagggggtgggggtggcggtgACGCAGGGGCGCAGGCATTGACGCACCGGCCAGGCTGGGCCCAAAATAGCAGCAACACCAGCTCAGAGGCGCCCTCCCGGGTTCCCTTCCCCTTCCGCGAGAGAGCAGGGCGCGGCCACGGGGAGCTTTCCTTGATCCCCGCGGTGGGCCAGGCTCCCGGCCGCTATTTTCAGGCAGTCGGAAACTCAAGCACAGGCACGCCGGGGtggcagttattattttttaatatagtccTAGGAAAACGGGGGCCGGGAGAACTTTCAGGTTGGTTATAACCACCAGCCTCCATACACACACTCCCGTCTAAGTAGATGCATTCACTCTGCACGCTTCCCCCTCCCTCATTGCCATAAAAAACATTCAGTTTAGGTTGGGTTGAGCCTGGGACAATTTGAAAATGCCGTCCCAGGGAACTGAAAAGTGTCCTGGAGTTCTTCAAGTGAGCGCCAAGGAAGCCAAACATTGTAATGTGATGCGTTATTGTTTAACAGCAACCTGTTAAAGGTGCGGCTTCCTGATAACAGCCTTTGTCCAAGTCTTAATGCCACCAAGAAGGAAGGGTCGTTTTCACAGCCGCTTATTATAAGAATTATTATTAACTGGGAATGGAgtgattatatataaaattaaaatgagagaAAGGGGAGACCTTTCTTATCTGTTCTATCATCTGTGTAAGAGTTCTCTCCTCTTCAAAGTCCTATTCTGGTTTCTGGGAAGCTTCTACTGTTTCTTAGGAAGACACGCCGGATGTAAGGCTGTTAAACTCGTTTAAACCAATTTTGAATAAGCTACTTCTTAGGCTGGGGTTTCTATAGGGCCCGGATGAGCTGGGTTGGAAAGGATTCAGCATATAGATCagaaagtgtttaaaaaaaaaaaaaaagaaagaaagaaagaaaaagaccaccCTCAAAACCCCAGACTACAGTTTTCCTCACCAGATTCTAATGGGACGATGTCTCAGTAGCACCGCCAATGTGTGTGTAATTGACTGATCCAGTCAGTAGGGGGCCTGACTCCACAACGTTCAAGAGAataacacacagacacacacacacacacacacacacacacacacacacacacacacacacacacgctattTAAGCTAAACTAAAGAGAAGGCTGCAGGCCCAAATATTAATGTTGTGCTGGAATtcataaataactaaaaatctttgattctcttctattttctccaaaagggaaACAGTTTTAACACATGGGATTAGGGTCAcaaaagattttctttatttccccctGCTCATGTTTAACTCACTGTTAGGTCACAGAAGGAAAAAATCAAACTGGTAATAAAATCTCTCATTTTATCACCGGCAAGTTCAAATTGGCATACAGTTTGGAAAAATGAAACCATGTTTTAAAATCCTATGAttacatgtttaaataaattatagtttagAAGGAGATTCCTGTGGGTATATTTGCTAGTACATAAGAGAATGCTTTTGTGCCCAGAGATTTAATTACACATATGGAATCAAAATGTAGAATTGAACAACCtttcagaaaatgttaaaacGATGCTTTAGGctaaaagaaactgaaattctGCATTTATATGACTGCAACCCTTCAAGATTCTTGAACATAAATAGTTCAAGTAAAGTATTTTATAACtcaattaaaatgacaataatggTTTTTTCAGGCCCCCGTAGCTGATATAACTTTAAACTATTGCCATGTATAAATGTGTAAAGTTACCCCACAATGAAGGTTattttcttaacaatttttaaaataaatgggaGTAAAAATTGCTCCTATCTTCTTTTGAAACcaactgaaataaattaaaaagcattactATTAAGAAACACTATTGGATGACCACAGAAAACATTTAGGGAGGTAATGTTACTATATTACCTTTTATGATATTAACCAATATTAAGTAGAACATATTGGTACatgtaaacatattttcattaaaaatcaacataaataatacatatactCACATCTAaaccaaagtattttattttatgcatggCTAGGCagattatatttaataaaattgagCTTTTGGCATAATTTAGAAAGCAAACATGAATGTAATCCCATaggattttctattttaatgcaTGGGAAAGAGGCCTTTAGGGATTTATTTCACCATTCTTCCCAAATGACTTCAGAATAGACCTTACAATGCAGATATAGTGAAACAGACATACCTGTTATGCTGTAAGAGTGGAGGCAACTATAAGATTTTTCGTAATAAAATTACTTAGTAGAACCTATTTTTAGCAttaaaagacatattttaaattacatttgtaCAAACTCATTCACAGCATTCGTTGCCATTGGGCACTAAGTCACATTACTGatagaagaaatacattttcactttgaaaaaaatctgtttctgaaaatacaaattaagtttttacttctgaaagtttttttattgttttgcttttgccaTTTCATTTGCATTGACAGGATATTAATTGACCAAATTGTTTGTTCCTTTCTCATAGGATGGTTAAAGAACAAATCTATTGCTTTGTTAATATTCACATTTTGGGTAGTTGTAGCTTTTATTCAGTATTTCTCGGCCGATTTTTACCAAAAACCACTTAacacaaatacttttaaaattatttcttactttGATACAGAACTCAGTACAAGAAATGTGTAAAGATGTgcagaaaaaaaaaccagcattCTTTTTTCTAGAAGCATCTTCttgtaaattaaaattatgaaactgAACATATGGTAAAACCTCATGCCACTCAAACAGTATTTTGCATAATAAAAATCCTTCATTTTTTTGTTAATACTTGACACACAGTTACCATCTCCTAAATACTTGCTTTAAAATTAACcacttaatattttcttatttaagaaGTATTTTTTATTAGGCAAGGAAGAATAACTTTGGTTTTAGATTTCATTGCTAATTTTAGTAAACATGGGCATCACTAAAATGTACAAAGTCCTAACAGACAGTGTGAAGATTCTGAAAATAAGTTGCTACATGctaagaaaatatcaaatatctGCAAATTCTAAAAGTAGTTAATACCATTAGTAACACTACCAGTATTAGATAGCATTTATTTAAACTTagataaaatacatacattttgcaAGTTTTTATATGTAAATCACAGCTGGCTAGTTTTTGTTCTATCTTTTATGATAAAATAACCACTTTTGATTTTTTCCTCAGACTAATTGGTGGATAGAATGTCTCaatttaatttacaaaatgaaGGTATTGATAATATTGCAACAGAGACATATATGCCCTTTTCCTCATCATAATTCTGCAATTATCAAGCCTACAATTTTAACACTACAAAAGTAACTTAAAGCAAGGACCCTTATAGTGATAAGTAATAAATCTAATTACCATATCCTTTGAATAGATGTAATATAAATTTCATTGCTCACTTAAAAGTTCTAAAGTTAACAGCATAAACTTGAAGTTGAGTAATTAAGTAATCCTTATATAGACACTTATTAAAGTATTTATACATATTATCTTAAATCTACATCtatcattttgccaattaaaATTAGGACTTTAATTGCAATTAAGTAATTTAATTGCCAATTGAACAGCAAAATTGCTAAGTGACTAATTTTAATGCCTATTTTAATTACCAATCATGACTGGGGAGGGAGCTAATCAAGTTACATCAAGCAGTACCAGAGTaatgatgtgaaaaaaaaaaaaaaaaaaaaaggtagaacaAACATTCAAGGCTACAtgcttcaaaaaaaagaaacataaattaaataaatgcaaacacaatCCTATAACTGCATAAAATACTGTATTTCAGTATCTCAATACAGAACATGAAAGGAAACAAGATTAATTAAAGAAGCCCCTGTCAATCTTCAAAGTAAGGACAACCAAAGTCAAATTTTATATGGTATTTACATGGCACCCATGCTAAcccagataaaaacaaaagctgTATACAGCCGAGAATAAAAGGCTGTTTCCTGCTTGGCTGGTTAAATATTTGCAGACTggcagttaaaaaataaatcttaaatgaAATACCATAAAAGAGAGAAACAAGTTTCCAAATGCAACAACGTGGATTTTGCATTTGAAAAGCCAACAGGGCAAGTGCAACAGGGCACTATACTCTTTCCTGGTTGTTCCTCTCAGCCACAATCACTTGAATGAAGACTTTTCCGAGAGGCCTAATGCCTATCCATAGCTGTCCCATGTTACCTTGAGAAAAACAGACTCCTGGCCAATCTTAAATACTTAGCATGGGGAATATACCTAATTCTAATAGTCTTTCTTCATTCAGTTAGAATAAACATGCACACTCAAGATAAAGGCTGAAAACCAGCAGGCAACCAGAAACACTGGTGAAATTTTTCTTGGACAACacaaacatattttcaaaagttttcaTATTCAGACTAATTCTCAGATTAGCAATATGGAAGGGCACTATTGAAAGGAGGAGGTGAAGCTGAGAACTCAAAAAACAAAGTGATTCCCTGTAGGCAGTAACAATTCTAGTACTTTCTGACTATAGGGTTTCCCTTGGCAGCCAGCCACCTCATTTAGAGTAACAATGGACATCCATCaaatcttcatttaaaataaaagtcatgctgcaagatacatattttattttcgttgtcatatatatatatatacacacacaccaaaaatatACCTACCTATGTCTACAAAAGGGTCCAAGATTATTAATGAAATATATGTAAGCCTATAACTTGATGAAAAGCATATCATGCGGCTTGGGGTTTTATTTACTAATGGACTTCAATTCTGAAATGAAGCACAGCAGGACTTTCGGCCTGGCTTTTGAAGAAGGAACACTTTAATAATCACTGGGCCTGACAAAAGACTGCAATATCTGTTCATGACAATAACAgctttataaagcaagttctgtGTGACTGATTAAAGGACACACTCACCGCCTATTCACAAGTCATGGAGATGGAGTCATTATTGACAAGCTCACCATCACTACTGATCATGTTTAAAACACATCGAGTGCTGGTactacaaagagaaataaaacctcagccattaaaagatttaaaaaacagcCCCAGAAAACAAGATTACCATAACTTATGTATATCTTAATGTGTTCTGTAtaagattttctcctatatacacacacaaaagatctTCTTTGATAATAATTATCAAAGTTATCGAACTAACTCAAGCACTAGGTAACAAATCAGCCACTACAAaagggggggggaaaaaaaggagaagcatTGTCTTATAATTTCACAGTAATTCTGAAAGGACATGATATATAGACAAACTTTCAAAATGTTAACACTTTCTGAAACTTGACATGACTGAAAGTAAAtactttttcagattgttcatgcCTATTTTGGGCATTCTGCTAGTCATTAGTTTACATGAATTAATGTTTACATAGTGCCAGAAGCGAAAAGTTTTAAAAGTGTGTCTCTACCTTTCAAATATCCTTTAGTAGgtaaaagtaaacataaaatttagaaattctagtaagttattttacttttttgcccTTACTGTCTTTCTGTGTGATCTATCTGTATTAGTGAATAGAAAATAAAGGATACAGTAAAAGACAACCAAAGACAACCACGTTTATAATCTGAAAGGcaatcaaaacattttattagtCACCAGGATATTTAAAAATGACACCTGTGAGATATTGCAGAATCAATCCACTAGGAGAGAAACAGCAACTTAAGTATGCCGTCACTGACATGTTGGGAGGAAAAAGCAAACTACCAGTACCACCATGTACATGATTCAAATTAAGCTACATAAATAGTGAGTGCATGGGGTTGTGGATACAGAAACTGGTTCGCTGAGGAGGTGCTACTTACATTTCCTGCATTTCATATTTCTGAGAACTGTCTTCTGTAATTTCCAAAGTGTAGGAATGGTTGaagtttgaaaataaatggagaaTTTCAAATAGTTAATAAATAGATTTAGGAGCTATACTGAAACAACTAACAGAAAATACGTTTTCCGGAGTCCTTTAATTTTGTATGCTTAAAAGTATGGTATTCCTGAAGATGGCTAATTCTTGTTGAAGTAACTAGCTCTGGAAGTCctattttccatttctccacacTTCATCTATTAATCGGTTGACTGGCAATTTCCGACACCACAGTTTTGCTAAACTTTATAAATTTTGCTTCGTCCAGAGGTAGGAGGGGGAGGGAGATGGGCAATACAGAAACAGATTTTACAGCCAGAATATGACAGGGCCCCTCAAACTACAAATAGATGTTGTAGAATTTGAAATGTAGCTCTGTAGCTCAATTTATACCACAGAATTGCGAGATGCTATCTTCCTGTTGTTATAACGTATCAGGTCAAGGGATATAAATTGTACCAGGTAATTCATTTTGCTGTTCAGAGAGTCATTAAGTTCCTCCCAGAATATATGTGATTGATATCCCTGGAGGTGAAAGGCTAAAGGAACCATATGGCAACATGTTGCATTCCGTATGCTATCTGCCCATCCGTGCTTAAGCTGTCATTAGCAACATCTGTACCTTACGGAAATCCAGCTGCGCCGACGACGGCTGACAGAATTGTACTTGGGGGGGAAATCTAGCTTAGCGCCATTAACTTGAGACTTAGAGTCTATCTACCAGGACGGATGGAAGCTTTCACAATTAGACGAGACGACACAAATGCTTTattaaagtttaattttgaaCTCTCAATTAGCGAAAGTGCATTACAAATCGATTGTAATTTCCTAGAAGGTACAGCAAGTTCTCTGCCTGCCTGCCACGTGAGAGACACTCCAGAGCAAGCTTCCCCAGCTCCCCGCAGCAGAAAGGGGATGGTTCAGAGCCGGTCTCCGCATCCCAGGAAGTCCCTAAAATCCGCGCCAGCCCCTCCTCCCGCAGGGCGGGGGCGTCCACGGCGCGAACCCGCCAGAGATGTAGGGGGAAGTGTGGGGGGCTGGTCCGCAGCCTTCGAGGGGTGGGGCGACAGGAGGGAGCGGCCGGgggaggagaggcaggcaggCGGGCGGCGGGAGAGGGGCCTGTATTATCTCGGCTTCTCGGGAGGAGCCTCATCTAGTCAGTCACGCAGGAGAAGTTTCTCTTTCGCTCTTCGCGCTACACACCCAGGTTGGCTTCCAGCGCGCAGGCGAGGGGGGCGAAGGAGGGGGGACCAGAGTCCCGGAAGGAGCGCCCGGCGTTCACACCCACCCCTACTCCCCTCCTCCCGACCCAAACAAAGCCCTCCGACTCTAAGTCCAGGATACGTTACCTGCCCGGCGCTCCCGGCCCCTCGGTCACCGCATCCCCAGCTGGACGCGCGTGGTACGGGTCCCGCTCCCCGGGGCTCACAAAGTGGTGTCCCCCGGCTGGATAGATCCCCCTCTCTCGACATACTGGGGCGGTTTTTGGGATAGAGGGAACACAAGAAGTGAAACCGGAGGCTGGGGCAAGGGGAACTtacagataaaatagaaaaaaaaaaaaaaaaaagcccacaggGCCCGGGTCCTGACCGGGGGCGAAAGAGGCCTGTTACCTTTCGGGGGCTCGCGGCCGACAGAGCGGGGAGCCGGGGAGTCGCCCGCCCCCCTCCCCTGGCCCCCGGCGGCGACAGCAGCTGCACACACAGAAGCCCATTGTCGCCGGCGCCCGGCGCGCAGCCCCGCGGACTCGGCCCCGCGGCCAAGCGCGTCAGCGGCCCCGTCAGCCGGGCCGGGCTCCGTGACGCGCGCGCAGCCCGCGCTATAAATAACCAGCCGCCGGGCGGCTCGGGCGGCTTTCCAGTGACGCCGGGGCCGAGGCGCGGGAGGAGGAGGGcgaaaggaaacaataaaaccGCCCGCCAGCCTCCCaagcctccctcctcccttctcggGCCGCCCGCGGCCCTTCGCGCCGCGCTTCTCTTTCCCCGCCCCGGCCCGCCCTGCGGGGAGCGCAGCTCGCGGGTGGGAAGGAGCCAGGCGTGCCGGCATCCCCGAGTGCTGCCGGGGCCCCGGGCGGGAGGGGTTTTCCACGCATCCCGGGATGGCGAGGTGGGAACTTGGCGACAAGTTTAGCGAGGGCATCGCTGTGTTCCTTTCTAGTTAAGTTAAAATGACCCGATGCTTTTCCCGCTCCGCCACACACCTATTCTAGTACAGGTCTgatgtgtttttgtggtagtaAGTCCTCAAccgaaaataaaagtgaaaaacctcTCGTCTGCAAGGTCAGCATTATCTTAGGTTTTTGTGGGGCCAGGCTTGCATTAGTGTTTTCATTCGGGGTGTTGGATTATAGAAAGGGTGCCCCGTGGAAGCAGCGCGGGCATGGGTTCCAGGACCCACGATGTCAGCTCCGGTGCATTTTACAGGTCTTTTTGCCGTAGAACTTAGCGTAGGCCTGAAACACGGCGTAAATGAACTTTCTAAAAGTCGATTTTCTCAATGTTAAAGAGATGACGTTTTAACTATGGACTTTAATAAAGGCTCCCACTTAAAGGGGGCTTTCTCTGTAGGAAAGTATTCATATTTTTGTGGAGACTTTCATTGCTACCTTCCATACTCAGGCAATTCTGTCACACACCCTGACACTTGTCCTACTCATTAAGGTAGCCATATACAACTGGAGGCAGTCTGTTTTCTTGGGACCATCAATTAGTAGACTGTAAAACTGTATTTCGTCTTAAGCGAAATGTCTCAGCTATATGAACATGTTTTCTGAGGTGCTGATATAGATATAAATTTGCAGATGCAAGCAAGCTGTTGCAGTGACTTGCATGGGTAGAGTGAGTTACTAGTGTTGGAAGAAGTAGTTCTTAGTTCTCTAGTGAGGCAAAGTGGTATAGTAGAAGGTTCTCTGAGCTGGGGTTTAGAAGATCAAGAAATTTGAGTTTTAATTATGTCTTCACTGTACTTTTCTGTGCCACCTTGCAGAAACCATGGCCTTTCTCTGCCGCActttcttcattaaaattaaggACTGACAGTTCCTTTTCTACACTAACATTCTAGGATGTTAAAGGATATTGTGTCCAGGGATAAAGTTTTATCAAACAAACATAAGCACCCAGTGTCTCATGGGAGACAGGTAACAAATGTAGATAAATTTGAtattctgacattttaaaattttgtacatCTTAAAATATATTAGGGCCACTTCAggaaaagaatgaattaaaatataccattaaaactattttaaaaggaaaaaatagttgTCACAGTCTGCCTCATTTACAGGACAGCAGACATATTTACAATCTAATGATGTCACAGGCCCTTTCCAACACCACGTTTTCTCATGTGAGCAAATGGATTATGGGTAGCAAAATGCAATGAGACCACTTTCTCCAATTTCGCTCCCATTTCTGGTTTGTGTAGTTTTTAAAAGGAATGTTTCCGTTGAAAGACACTGAATTGTTTATCACTAAGTGGTGTTATTGAGACAAGGGAAAGTTTTCTGATTTATCTTGTCAGTCAGAatatgctttattcttttttcttcaggtTGGTGAACGCAGAAAACATAAAAGTGGCAAAAACAAGTTTAGAGCCAAAACATTTGCTTCACATAGACACCACCAAAGTGTGATCACCACGAAAAGTTAACCAATATTTTTCCAGTTCCAAAAGCACATCTGTCTCTCTTTCCCATAAAATGTTTGATATGTCTGATTTAACTTAGCCTTAAGGTTCTTTCTTCTGCTCCTTAtaaagaggtatttttttttcactgctatTTCCCTGAAACACTGAACttctctcattattttaaattaaagccTTTTTGCTTACTTCTTATCCCTTTTTAGTGTGATCAGTTCCATTTTCCATTATCCCTGcccttaaaattttaatagaatgAGAACTAGCATATATTGGCAAAATTTGAAACATGCCCAATTttagaggggagggaggaaacaaGGTTAGCTTTAGAAC from the Macaca nemestrina isolate mMacNem1 chromosome 11, mMacNem.hap1, whole genome shotgun sequence genome contains:
- the LOC139357285 gene encoding uncharacterized protein; protein product: MPSLNLSPSSHLAIPGCVENPSRPGPRQHSGMPARLAPSHPRAALPAGRAGAGKEKRGAKGRGRPEKGGGRLGRLAGGFIVSFRPPPPAPRPRRHWKAARAARRLVIYSAGCARVTEPGPADGAADALGRGAESAGLRAGRRRQWASVCAAAVAAGGQGRGAGDSPAPRSVGREPPKVCRERGIYPAGGHHFVSPGERDPYHARPAGDAVTEGPGAPGRLRTSPPHFPLHLWRVRAVDAPALREEGLARILGTSWDAETGSEPSPFCCGELGKLALECLSRGRQAENLLYLLGNYNRFVMHFR